One Thermus sp. CCB_US3_UF1 DNA window includes the following coding sequences:
- a CDS encoding pectin acetylesterase-family hydrolase: MRRFLALLLFLGLALAQGLEAFWKAVEVPGGLCSDGSPYRFYVSPGDPKRLVLDFQGGGACWNAATCSAESQTYRKRVDVQELLLAQGIYNRLSAANPFAGWTHVFIPYCTGDLHVGRATVDYGGFRVHHQGARNVQGVLDYVFRNYTNPERVFVTGCSAGAYGAVFWADRVLAAYKEAQVAVCGDAGVGVRTEGFPGFAVWNPRLPEVAGLSPNPQVAEIYLVLARAFPKARFAQYTTALDGTQVFFYGLMKGERTPSEATAREWAEGAQRALLLPAQAENYTLYLAPGSQHCILPRPELYTLKVGEVAFLDWLRSLAEGKTPPRVRP, from the coding sequence ATGCGGCGGTTTTTGGCCCTCTTGTTGTTCCTTGGTCTGGCCCTGGCCCAGGGCCTCGAGGCCTTCTGGAAGGCGGTGGAGGTTCCGGGCGGCCTCTGCTCCGACGGCTCCCCCTACCGCTTCTACGTAAGCCCGGGGGATCCCAAGAGGCTCGTCCTGGACTTCCAGGGGGGCGGGGCCTGCTGGAACGCCGCCACCTGCAGCGCGGAGAGCCAGACCTACCGCAAGCGGGTGGACGTGCAGGAGCTCCTCCTGGCCCAGGGGATCTACAACCGCCTGAGCGCGGCCAACCCCTTCGCGGGCTGGACCCATGTCTTCATCCCCTACTGCACCGGGGACCTGCACGTGGGCCGGGCCACGGTGGACTACGGGGGGTTCAGGGTCCACCACCAGGGGGCCAGGAACGTCCAGGGGGTCCTGGACTACGTCTTTAGGAACTACACCAACCCCGAACGGGTCTTCGTGACCGGGTGCTCCGCCGGGGCCTACGGGGCGGTCTTCTGGGCCGACCGGGTTCTTGCCGCCTACAAGGAGGCCCAGGTGGCGGTGTGCGGGGACGCCGGGGTGGGGGTGCGCACCGAGGGCTTCCCCGGCTTCGCGGTGTGGAACCCCCGGCTGCCCGAGGTCGCGGGGCTTTCTCCCAACCCCCAGGTGGCGGAGATCTACCTGGTCCTGGCCCGGGCCTTCCCCAAGGCCCGTTTCGCCCAGTACACCACGGCCTTGGACGGCACCCAGGTCTTCTTCTATGGCCTCATGAAGGGGGAGCGCACCCCCTCCGAGGCCACGGCCCGGGAGTGGGCGGAAGGGGCCCAAAGGGCCCTCCTCCTTCCCGCCCAGGCGGAGAACTACACCCTCTACCTGGCCCCCGGGAGCCAGCACTGCATCCTGCCCCGGCCCGAGCTCTACACCCTGAAGGTGGGGGAGGTGGCCTTCCTGGACTGGCTCAGGTCCCTGGCTGAGGGGAAGACCCCCCCTCGGGTGCGCCCCTGA
- a CDS encoding AAA family ATPase, translated as MRPLRLELEGFGPYREAQAVDFSDVELFAITGPTGSGKSTLLDAMAFALYGRVPRVGRSVKELKHPAVPEARVRLVFQVGGRVFRVDRVRGRRSEDRLFEILPQGERLLPLERQAEFNERMAQILGLSYEAFTRALLLPQGEFDRFLKGEARERHEILADLFGLALLERARERAAERRSALLEEKGHLEGELRPLEGATLEAKEALEGELQGLRKEIARLTREEGRLAEEAKGAQEALRLLRERHALESWRARLQAEAPAMAALEARLARAAEAERALPLWRDLRAKEEALKGTQGERQGVEARLADLMEARRALAFSPEALRAAREALLEAQELKALEALWRRVGTQAHPTPRLDPAALEGVLAEEDRLAREAEALRAWARAKARREEEEKALSRLQEELSALEREGKALRAEAERVEGALQAATAHRLKEEVAALRARKEELERERARLERALEELAREERRLGLWAYRDLLEPGKPCPLCGGVVHALPPLGEPSRLALERRSLEEELQALLRRLGALEGELAEKEKALSALPEPLPGDLEALQTTLEGLKERLQALREGYRELQGKAKAMQEGLARLREEEARLAPKGVEEPEAALQQAERALAALRAEKEALGAGLYRHLQERTGGQGVKAHLEALRARVKDLEGQEREDQRLSQAIQEAEHRLAALKAKEAEQERALAEARARVEGLLPEREAEALYLPPGEKEALEAQLRTHREEWAEVEARLRALPPAPPLSLEEAEARVQQAQKVLEESRKALEDLKRREAVLEERLRGLERDLDRRRELEGRLAQVAQEVALWEKLALDLQRHNFPTYLLGLRQQHLVARADELLHTLSGGRYRLRARGSEYAVLDLWTDAERPVKTLSGGESFLASLALALALSEELSQGRLGALFLDEGFGTLDPETLELVAGVLESLPTRGRLVGIVTHVEALAERLPARLRVRKHLSGSRVEWA; from the coding sequence TTGCGGCCCTTGCGCCTGGAGCTTGAGGGCTTCGGCCCCTACCGGGAAGCGCAGGCGGTGGACTTTTCCGATGTGGAGCTCTTCGCCATCACCGGGCCCACGGGGAGCGGGAAGAGCACCCTCCTGGACGCCATGGCCTTCGCCCTCTATGGCCGCGTGCCCCGGGTGGGGCGGAGCGTGAAGGAGCTCAAGCACCCCGCGGTCCCCGAGGCCCGGGTGCGCCTGGTCTTCCAGGTGGGGGGACGGGTTTTCCGCGTGGACCGGGTCCGGGGGAGGCGGAGCGAGGACCGGCTTTTTGAGATCCTGCCCCAAGGGGAGCGCCTTCTGCCCCTGGAGCGCCAGGCGGAGTTCAACGAGCGGATGGCCCAGATCCTGGGCCTTTCCTACGAGGCCTTCACCCGGGCCCTCCTCCTGCCCCAAGGGGAGTTTGACCGCTTCCTCAAGGGGGAAGCCCGGGAGCGGCACGAGATCCTGGCGGACCTCTTTGGGCTTGCCCTGTTGGAGCGGGCCCGGGAAAGGGCCGCCGAAAGGCGCTCGGCCCTTCTGGAGGAGAAGGGGCACCTGGAGGGGGAGCTCCGCCCTCTGGAGGGGGCCACCCTCGAGGCCAAGGAGGCCCTGGAGGGGGAGCTTCAGGGCCTGCGGAAGGAGATCGCCCGGCTTACCCGGGAGGAAGGGCGCCTGGCGGAGGAGGCCAAAGGGGCGCAGGAGGCCCTCCGCCTCCTTCGGGAGCGGCACGCCCTGGAGTCCTGGCGGGCCCGCCTCCAGGCGGAGGCCCCGGCCATGGCCGCCCTGGAGGCGCGGCTTGCCCGGGCGGCGGAGGCGGAGCGGGCCCTGCCCCTTTGGCGGGACCTCCGCGCCAAGGAGGAGGCCCTCAAGGGGACGCAAGGGGAGCGGCAAGGGGTGGAGGCCCGGCTTGCCGACCTGATGGAGGCCCGGCGGGCCCTAGCCTTTTCCCCCGAGGCCCTAAGGGCCGCCCGGGAGGCCCTTCTGGAGGCCCAGGAGCTAAAGGCCCTGGAGGCCCTCTGGCGCCGGGTGGGCACGCAAGCCCACCCTACCCCCCGCCTGGACCCGGCGGCCCTGGAGGGGGTGCTGGCGGAGGAGGACCGCCTGGCGCGGGAGGCCGAGGCCCTAAGGGCCTGGGCCCGGGCCAAGGCCCGGCGCGAGGAGGAGGAAAAGGCCCTTTCCCGCCTCCAGGAAGAGCTCTCGGCCCTGGAGAGGGAAGGGAAGGCCCTTCGGGCCGAGGCGGAAAGGGTGGAAGGGGCCTTGCAGGCGGCCACCGCCCACCGCCTTAAGGAGGAAGTGGCCGCCCTAAGGGCGCGCAAGGAGGAGTTGGAAAGGGAGCGGGCCCGCCTGGAAAGGGCCTTGGAAGAGCTGGCCCGGGAGGAGCGGCGCCTTGGCCTTTGGGCCTACCGCGACCTCCTGGAGCCCGGGAAGCCCTGCCCCCTCTGCGGGGGGGTGGTCCACGCCCTGCCCCCCCTGGGGGAGCCCTCCCGGCTTGCCCTGGAGCGGCGTTCCCTGGAGGAGGAGCTCCAGGCCCTGCTCCGGCGGCTTGGGGCCCTGGAGGGGGAGCTGGCGGAGAAGGAGAAGGCCCTTTCCGCCCTTCCCGAGCCCCTTCCCGGGGACCTCGAGGCCCTGCAGACAACCCTGGAAGGGCTCAAGGAACGGTTGCAGGCCCTGCGGGAGGGGTATAGGGAGCTCCAGGGGAAGGCCAAGGCCATGCAGGAGGGGCTGGCGAGGCTTCGGGAGGAGGAAGCCCGCCTGGCCCCAAAAGGGGTGGAGGAGCCGGAGGCGGCCCTCCAGCAGGCGGAGCGGGCCCTGGCCGCCCTGAGGGCGGAAAAGGAGGCCCTGGGGGCGGGGCTTTACCGCCACCTCCAGGAGAGGACCGGGGGCCAGGGGGTGAAGGCCCACCTGGAGGCCCTCCGGGCCCGGGTGAAGGACCTGGAGGGGCAGGAGAGGGAGGACCAGCGGCTTTCCCAGGCCATCCAGGAGGCCGAGCACCGCCTGGCGGCCCTAAAGGCCAAGGAGGCCGAGCAGGAGCGGGCCCTGGCCGAGGCCCGGGCCCGGGTGGAAGGGCTTCTTCCCGAGAGGGAGGCGGAAGCCCTTTACCTTCCCCCAGGGGAGAAGGAGGCCCTGGAGGCCCAGCTGCGCACGCACCGGGAGGAGTGGGCGGAGGTGGAGGCCCGCCTGCGCGCCCTTCCCCCGGCCCCGCCCCTTTCCCTGGAGGAGGCCGAGGCAAGGGTCCAGCAGGCCCAGAAGGTCCTGGAGGAAAGCCGGAAGGCCCTGGAGGACCTAAAGCGGCGGGAAGCGGTCCTGGAGGAGCGCCTAAGGGGGCTAGAGAGGGATCTGGACCGCCGCCGGGAGCTGGAGGGCCGCCTGGCCCAGGTGGCCCAGGAGGTGGCTCTGTGGGAGAAGCTGGCCCTGGACCTCCAGCGGCACAACTTCCCCACCTACCTCCTGGGCCTGCGGCAGCAGCACCTGGTGGCGCGGGCCGACGAGCTCCTCCACACCCTTTCCGGAGGGCGGTACCGGCTGCGGGCCCGGGGGAGTGAGTACGCGGTGCTGGACCTCTGGACGGACGCGGAGCGCCCGGTCAAGACCCTTTCCGGGGGGGAGAGCTTCCTGGCCAGCCTGGCCCTGGCCCTGGCCCTTTCCGAGGAGCTTTCCCAGGGGAGGCTTGGGGCCCTTTTCCTGGACGAGGGCTTTGGCACCCTGGACCCGGAAACCCTGGAGCTGGTGGCCGGGGTGCTGGAGAGCCTGCCCACCCGGGGGCGGTTGGTGGGCATCGTCACCCATGTGGAGGCCCTGGCGGAGCGGCTTCCCGCCCGGCTTCGGGTGCGCAAGCACCTCTCGGGGAGCCGGGTGGAGTGGGCCTAG
- a CDS encoding CBS domain-containing protein → MKKAKDIMSTQVVMIQGAATVKEAINLMKETGLRALIVDRRHEEDAYGIVTETDIVYKVIAYGKDPATVQIHEIMTKPVIAVNPDLGVEYVARLFANTGIRRAPVIQGEVIGIVSVTDILHKAVF, encoded by the coding sequence GTGAAGAAGGCCAAGGACATCATGTCCACCCAGGTGGTGATGATCCAAGGGGCGGCCACGGTGAAGGAGGCCATCAACCTCATGAAGGAAACGGGCCTCCGGGCCCTCATCGTGGACCGCCGCCACGAGGAGGACGCCTACGGCATCGTCACGGAAACGGATATCGTCTACAAGGTGATCGCCTACGGCAAGGACCCGGCCACGGTCCAGATCCACGAGATCATGACCAAGCCGGTGATCGCCGTGAACCCCGACCTGGGGGTGGAGTACGTGGCCCGGCTTTTCGCCAACACCGGGATCCGCCGCGCCCCCGTGATCCAGGGGGAGGTGATCGGCATCGTTTCCGTCACGGACATCCTGCATAAGGCGGTGTTCTAA